The following proteins come from a genomic window of Streptomyces liliiviolaceus:
- a CDS encoding class I SAM-dependent methyltransferase: protein MDRGIDIVHGDDGEQAARWNGTAGHAWVESRAVLDELFRPFEDLLVEAAVTERASRVLDVGCGTGSTTLAVARRLGARGRCVGVDLSEPMITVARTRAGQEGGQNGQEGGNEGTRASFVLADAQDHPFEPGTFDLVVSRFGVMFFNDSVEAFTNLRRAVRDDGGLRFITWRGPADNPFMTTAERAAAPFMPNLPARRPDGPGQFAFADADRVRRVLEESGWTGVDIWPLDVDCTLPESALVPYFTRLGPLGLVLREADERIRAGLVETVRAAFDPYVRGAEVRFTAACWTVGARA from the coding sequence ATGGACAGGGGCATCGACATCGTCCACGGCGACGACGGTGAGCAGGCGGCCCGTTGGAACGGGACGGCCGGCCACGCGTGGGTCGAGAGCCGGGCGGTGCTCGACGAGTTGTTCAGGCCTTTCGAGGACCTTCTCGTCGAAGCGGCCGTCACCGAACGGGCGAGCCGGGTGCTCGACGTCGGCTGCGGCACCGGCAGCACCACGCTGGCCGTCGCACGGCGGCTCGGCGCGCGGGGGCGCTGCGTCGGCGTCGACCTCTCCGAGCCGATGATCACGGTCGCCCGGACGCGCGCCGGGCAGGAGGGCGGACAGAACGGACAGGAGGGTGGGAACGAGGGCACGCGGGCCTCGTTCGTGCTCGCCGACGCGCAGGATCACCCGTTCGAGCCCGGCACCTTCGACCTGGTGGTCTCGCGCTTCGGAGTCATGTTCTTCAACGACTCCGTCGAGGCCTTCACCAACCTGCGGCGTGCCGTGCGCGACGACGGCGGGCTCCGGTTCATCACCTGGCGCGGCCCCGCGGACAATCCGTTCATGACGACGGCCGAACGCGCCGCGGCACCGTTCATGCCGAACCTGCCCGCCCGCCGTCCCGACGGGCCGGGACAGTTCGCCTTCGCGGATGCCGACAGGGTGCGCCGCGTCCTGGAGGAGAGCGGCTGGACCGGGGTCGACATCTGGCCGCTCGACGTCGACTGCACCCTGCCCGAGAGCGCGCTCGTCCCCTACTTCACCCGGCTCGGACCGCTCGGCCTGGTCCTGCGCGAGGCGGACGAGCGGATTCGTGCGGGCCTCGTCGAAACGGTCCGCGCCGCGTTCGACCCGTACGTCCGGGGTGCCGAGGTCCGTTTCACCGCTGCCTGCTGGACGGTCGGCGCGCGGGCGTAG
- a CDS encoding FG-GAP repeat domain-containing protein: MKPRTALPALAVCAVCAVLAPLTGCGSGGDGDSTSRKPSPSDGTASASASGVPSAPAESRRPVAGKGSKDPDDLNGDGFRDLVVPVSVGDDPNDPDSDQRIGVVYGSAKGLDPSTRTVHGRGDLGLPESPGSQTGPDSVSAESVVTADLDGDGFPDLVTSVAGETVDDGRISAARTVPYVTWGGADGDADVPEATAVRLPRSVTKLGVLSVVRGDFDGDGHHDLAALAYNQSSLVLLYGPFTRAGAPARTDTGLPWKEGNLVADDIDPSGEPRATSLLLHDLNDGGQSGNTLYAARRGAPLAGDGKQLRLGNAHAFGDFDGDGRRDVAVGDDGGRNDEPGFETEAPEVAGSLAVYPGSGAAPVTRQLPEAPEDLSTYYGPGGFAAADPDGDGRDGVLVATYEGATLIDGDRRVPVLRQGPAKADGRKTPAKWRHARPVAAADFDDDGKDELILTWGSGALFGLYGRHPTHWWITEGTTSRDQTSFALTGA, from the coding sequence ATGAAGCCTCGTACCGCCTTGCCCGCGCTCGCCGTCTGCGCCGTCTGTGCCGTGCTCGCCCCGCTCACCGGATGCGGCAGCGGCGGCGACGGGGACTCCACGAGCCGGAAGCCGTCGCCCTCCGACGGCACGGCTTCGGCCTCGGCCTCCGGAGTGCCCAGCGCGCCCGCGGAGAGCCGGCGGCCGGTGGCGGGCAAGGGGTCGAAGGACCCGGACGACCTCAACGGGGACGGCTTCCGCGACCTCGTCGTGCCGGTCTCCGTGGGCGACGATCCGAACGATCCCGACAGCGACCAGCGGATCGGCGTGGTCTACGGATCGGCGAAGGGACTCGATCCCTCGACACGCACGGTCCACGGACGCGGTGACCTGGGTCTGCCCGAGTCCCCGGGGAGTCAGACGGGTCCCGACAGTGTCAGCGCGGAGTCGGTGGTCACGGCCGACCTGGACGGCGACGGCTTCCCGGACCTCGTCACGTCGGTCGCGGGCGAGACCGTGGACGACGGGCGGATATCCGCCGCGCGCACCGTTCCGTACGTGACCTGGGGCGGCGCCGACGGTGACGCCGATGTTCCGGAGGCGACCGCGGTGCGGCTGCCGCGGAGCGTGACGAAACTGGGTGTGCTGTCGGTCGTCCGCGGCGACTTCGACGGGGACGGGCACCACGACCTCGCGGCGCTCGCGTACAACCAGTCGTCGCTGGTGCTGCTGTACGGTCCCTTCACACGCGCCGGCGCGCCCGCGCGCACCGACACCGGTCTGCCGTGGAAGGAGGGCAATCTCGTCGCGGACGACATCGACCCGTCCGGCGAACCCCGCGCGACCTCCTTGCTGCTGCACGATCTGAACGACGGCGGGCAGTCCGGGAACACGCTGTACGCGGCCCGCCGGGGCGCTCCCCTCGCCGGGGACGGCAAGCAGTTGCGTCTCGGCAACGCCCACGCGTTCGGCGACTTCGACGGCGACGGACGACGTGACGTGGCCGTCGGGGACGACGGCGGTCGCAACGACGAACCGGGCTTCGAGACCGAGGCGCCCGAGGTGGCCGGATCCCTCGCGGTGTACCCCGGCAGCGGCGCGGCGCCTGTCACGCGGCAACTGCCCGAGGCGCCCGAGGACTTGAGCACCTATTACGGGCCCGGTGGCTTCGCGGCGGCCGATCCCGACGGTGACGGCCGCGACGGCGTTCTGGTCGCCACGTACGAGGGGGCTACGCTCATCGACGGTGATCGGCGCGTCCCCGTGCTGCGTCAGGGGCCCGCGAAGGCGGACGGCAGGAAGACGCCCGCGAAGTGGCGGCACGCCCGGCCCGTCGCCGCCGCCGACTTCGACGACGACGGCAAGGACGAACTGATCCTCACCTGGGGGTCCGGCGCGTTGTTCGGCCTCTACGGCCGACACCCCACGCACTGGTGGATCACCGAGGGCACCACGTCCCGCGATCAGACGTCCTTCGCCCTCACGGGCGCGTAG
- a CDS encoding DUF5990 family protein — translation MLIRIEAVDLPGRTHPVPIGRNGPEEPREVHVAVQRRSRPGELLDPHPGDAESATWTLECTATAGPTGTDVQGPYVQDRLGRRFVYLSWGTVDEEGVFSMFRRAKLMLDMVPADVLAEAAREGVLVARLGLTDPQGGPLCARVVPPHVTWTAERDTYAPVRAKDV, via the coding sequence ATGCTCATCCGCATCGAGGCCGTCGACCTCCCGGGCCGCACCCACCCCGTCCCCATCGGCCGCAACGGCCCGGAAGAGCCCCGCGAGGTCCACGTCGCCGTACAGCGCCGCAGCCGGCCGGGCGAACTGCTCGACCCCCACCCCGGGGACGCGGAGTCGGCGACCTGGACCCTGGAGTGCACGGCCACGGCGGGGCCGACCGGCACGGATGTGCAGGGCCCCTACGTGCAGGACCGGCTGGGCCGCCGGTTCGTCTACCTGTCCTGGGGCACGGTCGACGAGGAGGGCGTCTTCTCGATGTTCCGGCGCGCCAAGCTCATGCTCGACATGGTCCCCGCGGACGTACTCGCGGAGGCCGCCCGCGAGGGCGTACTGGTGGCACGCCTGGGCCTCACCGACCCGCAGGGCGGCCCCCTGTGCGCACGGGTCGTACCCCCGCACGTCACCTGGACCGCCGAACGCGACACCTACGCGCCCGTGAGGGCGAAGGACGTCTGA
- a CDS encoding NAD-dependent succinate-semialdehyde dehydrogenase, with protein sequence MTDTPTDTPTRLFIGGAWVDAADGATLPVDDPATGEILCHVADGGLKEARLAEDAAVRAQEAWARTAPRARSEILRRAHEIVLQRTDELAHLMTSEMGKPLAEARGEVAYAAEFFRWFSEEAVRVDGGHGVLPDGRHRMLLSRRPVGPCLLITPWNFPLAMGARKIGPAIAAGCTMVLKPAPQTPLSSLALAAILQEAGLPDGVLNVVTTSRAGEVCEPLLRGGRIRKLSFTGSTQVGRLLLAQCADAVVRTSMELGGNAPFIVFGDADLDKAVDGAMTAKMRNMGEACTAANRFFVHRSVAEEFGERLARRMGALVVGPGTRAGVDVGPLIDAKGRAKVEDLVADAVERGARVLVGGRTPAGPGCFYPPTVLADVDTGSRLMDAEIFGPVAAILTFDDEDEVVRRANDTPWGLVGYVFTEGLDRALRVSERLEAGMVGLNTGLVSNPAAPFGGVKQSGLGREGGRVGIDEFLDYQYVAIPVT encoded by the coding sequence ATGACCGATACCCCGACCGACACCCCGACCCGGTTGTTCATCGGTGGCGCCTGGGTGGATGCCGCGGACGGCGCCACCCTGCCCGTCGACGACCCCGCGACCGGCGAGATCCTCTGCCATGTCGCCGACGGAGGCCTCAAGGAGGCCAGGCTCGCGGAGGACGCCGCCGTACGGGCCCAGGAGGCATGGGCCCGTACCGCACCCCGGGCCCGCAGCGAGATCCTGCGCCGCGCCCACGAAATCGTCCTCCAACGGACCGACGAACTCGCCCACCTGATGACGTCCGAGATGGGCAAGCCGCTCGCCGAGGCCAGGGGAGAGGTGGCGTACGCCGCCGAGTTCTTCCGCTGGTTCTCCGAGGAGGCCGTACGCGTCGACGGAGGACACGGCGTCCTGCCCGACGGGCGGCACCGCATGCTGCTCTCCCGCCGCCCGGTCGGCCCCTGTCTGCTGATCACCCCGTGGAACTTCCCGCTGGCCATGGGCGCCCGCAAGATCGGCCCGGCGATCGCGGCCGGCTGCACGATGGTGCTCAAACCGGCTCCGCAGACGCCGCTGTCCAGCCTCGCCCTGGCCGCGATCCTCCAGGAGGCCGGGCTGCCGGACGGCGTCCTGAACGTCGTCACCACCTCGCGCGCCGGCGAGGTCTGCGAGCCGCTGCTGCGCGGCGGGCGCATCCGCAAACTGTCCTTCACCGGCTCCACGCAGGTCGGGCGGCTGCTGCTGGCGCAGTGCGCGGACGCTGTCGTACGCACCTCGATGGAGTTGGGCGGCAACGCGCCCTTCATCGTGTTCGGTGACGCGGACCTCGACAAAGCGGTGGACGGCGCGATGACCGCCAAGATGCGCAACATGGGGGAGGCGTGCACCGCCGCCAACCGCTTCTTCGTGCACCGGTCGGTGGCGGAGGAGTTCGGCGAGCGGCTCGCCCGGCGGATGGGGGCGCTCGTCGTGGGCCCGGGCACGCGCGCGGGAGTCGACGTGGGCCCGCTGATCGACGCGAAGGGCCGCGCCAAGGTGGAGGACCTGGTCGCGGACGCGGTGGAACGCGGCGCCCGGGTGCTCGTCGGCGGCCGTACTCCCGCGGGACCGGGGTGCTTCTACCCGCCGACCGTGCTCGCCGACGTCGACACCGGCAGCCGGCTGATGGACGCGGAGATCTTCGGCCCGGTGGCCGCGATCCTCACCTTCGACGACGAGGACGAGGTGGTCCGCCGGGCCAACGACACGCCCTGGGGGCTGGTCGGTTACGTCTTCACCGAGGGCCTGGACCGCGCCCTGCGCGTCAGCGAACGCCTTGAGGCAGGCATGGTCGGCCTCAACACCGGCCTCGTCTCCAACCCGGCGGCCCCCTTCGGCGGCGTCAAGCAGTCCGGCCTGGGCCGTGAGGGCGGCAGAGTGGGCATCGACGAATTCCTGGACTACCAGTACGTGGCGATCCCGGTGACCTGA
- a CDS encoding aspartate aminotransferase family protein, with protein MTALSPHLRQATPVVAVRGEGVHLFDEDGRRYLDFTAGIGVTSTGHCHPRVVEAAQEQVGTLIHGQYTTVMHPPLRRLVDRLGEVLPAGLDSLFFTNSGSEAVEAALRLARQATGRPNVLVCHGGFHGRTVAAAAMTTSGTRFRSGFSPLMSGVVVTPFPTAYRYGWDEETATRFALRELDYTLQTISSPADTAAVIVEPVLGEGGYVPATRAFMEGLRERADRHGFLLILDEVQTGVGRTGRFWGHDHFGVTPDILVTAKGLASGFPLSGIAAPEELMARAWPGSQGGTYGANAVACAAACATLDVVRDEKLVENAEAMGARLRQGLEAVADRTPAIGDVRGLGLMLGSEFVDADGGPDPETASRVQRAAVGEGLLLLLCGAWNQVVRMIPALVIDETAVDAGLEAWAAAVEAGTSRA; from the coding sequence ATGACCGCACTGTCGCCGCACCTTCGCCAGGCCACCCCCGTGGTGGCCGTCCGGGGCGAGGGCGTCCACCTCTTCGACGAGGACGGCCGCCGCTATCTGGACTTCACCGCGGGCATCGGCGTCACCAGCACCGGACACTGCCACCCGAGGGTGGTCGAAGCCGCCCAGGAGCAGGTGGGCACCCTGATCCACGGCCAGTACACGACGGTCATGCACCCGCCGCTGCGCAGGCTCGTCGACAGGCTCGGCGAGGTGCTGCCCGCCGGTCTCGACAGCCTCTTCTTCACCAACTCCGGGAGCGAGGCGGTGGAGGCCGCGCTGCGGCTGGCCCGGCAGGCCACCGGCCGCCCGAACGTGCTGGTCTGCCACGGCGGATTCCACGGCCGGACCGTGGCCGCCGCCGCGATGACGACGTCCGGCACCCGCTTCCGCTCCGGGTTCTCCCCGCTGATGAGCGGCGTGGTCGTCACCCCGTTCCCGACGGCCTACCGGTACGGCTGGGACGAGGAGACCGCCACCCGCTTCGCACTCCGGGAACTGGACTACACGCTCCAGACGATCTCCTCGCCCGCCGACACGGCCGCCGTCATCGTCGAACCGGTGCTCGGCGAGGGCGGTTACGTGCCCGCGACCCGCGCCTTCATGGAAGGGCTGCGGGAACGCGCCGACCGGCACGGTTTCCTGCTGATCCTGGACGAGGTGCAGACCGGGGTGGGCCGCACCGGCCGGTTCTGGGGGCACGACCACTTCGGCGTCACCCCCGACATCCTGGTCACCGCCAAGGGGCTGGCCAGCGGATTCCCGTTGTCCGGCATCGCGGCCCCCGAGGAGCTGATGGCCAGGGCCTGGCCCGGCTCGCAGGGCGGTACCTACGGCGCCAACGCGGTGGCGTGCGCCGCGGCCTGCGCGACCCTCGACGTCGTACGCGACGAGAAGCTGGTCGAGAACGCCGAGGCGATGGGGGCACGGCTGCGCCAGGGCCTGGAGGCGGTGGCCGACCGGACACCCGCCATCGGCGACGTACGCGGCCTCGGGCTGATGCTGGGCAGCGAGTTCGTCGACGCGGACGGCGGCCCCGACCCCGAGACCGCCTCCCGTGTACAGCGGGCCGCCGTCGGCGAGGGTCTGCTCCTGCTGCTGTGCGGCGCCTGGAACCAGGTCGTCCGTATGATCCCGGCGCTGGTGATCGACGAGACGGCGGTGGACGCGGGCCTTGAGGCGTGGGCGGCGGCGGTGGAGGCCGGAACATCACGGGCCTAG